The following coding sequences are from one Brienomyrus brachyistius isolate T26 chromosome 2, BBRACH_0.4, whole genome shotgun sequence window:
- the LOC125718578 gene encoding serine/threonine-protein phosphatase PP1-gamma catalytic subunit A-like, with translation MADIDKLNIDSIIQRLLEVKGSKPGKSVQLQESEVRGLCLKSREIFLSQPILLELEAPLKICGDIHGQYYDLLRLFEYSGYPPEGSYLFLGDYVDRGKQSLETICLLLAYKIKYPENFFLLRGNHECASINRIYGFYDECRRRHSVKLWKTFTDCFNCLPIAAIVDEKIFCCHGGLSPDLLSMEQIRRIMRPTDVPDQGLLCDLLWSDPDKEVLGWGENDRGVSFTFGAEVVAKFLHKHDLDLICRAHQVVEDGYEFFAKRQLVTLFSAPNYCGEFDNAGAMMSVDETLMCSFQILKPTEKKKPNASRPATPPRSMVMKQPKK, from the exons ATGGCAGATATTGACAAGCTTAACATAGACAGTATAATTCAGCGTCTTTTGGAAG TGAAAGGCTCAAAGCCTGGCAAGAGTGTGCAGCTGCAGGAGAGCGAGGTGCGAGGCCTGTGCCTGAAATCCCGAGAGATCTTCCTCAGCCAGCCTATCCTGCTGGAGCTGGAGGCTCCTCTCAAGATATGTG GTGACATCCACGGGCAGTACTACGACCTCCTAAGGCTGTTTGAGTATAGCGGATATCCGCCAGAGGGCAGCTACCTGTTCCTGGGTGACTATGTTGACCGGGGAAAGCAGTCACTGGAGACCATCTGCCTGCTGTTGGCCTATAAGATTAAATACCCTGAGAACTTCTTCCTGCTTCGGGGAAATCACGAATGTGCCTCCATCAACAGGATATACGGTTTCTACGATGAGT GTAGGAGGCGGCACAGTGTCAAGCTTTGGAAGACATTCACTGACTGCTTCAACTGCCTCCCCATCGCTGCCATTGTGGATGAGAAGATCTTCTGCTGCCATGGAG GTCTGTCCCCAGACCTCCTGTCCATGGAGCAGATTCGGCGAATCATGAGACCTACGGATGTTCCTGATCAGGGCCTGCTGTGTGATCTTCTGTGGTCTGACCCAGACAAGGAGGTGTTAGGCTGGGGAGAGAATGACCGCGGTGTCTCTTTCACCTTTGGAGCAGAAGTGGTGGCCAAGTTCCTGCACAAACACGACCTGGACCTCATCTGTCGGGCGCATCAG GTGGTTGAAGATGGGTATGAGTTCTTCGCCAAACGGCAGCTGGTGACCCTGTTCTCAGCACCCAACTACTGCGGCGAGTTTGATAACGCTGGTGCAATGATGAGTGTGGACGAGACCCTGATGTGCTCCTTTCAG ATTTTAAAACCAACAGAGAAGAAAAAGCCGAATGCAAGCCGACCAGCTACACCCCCTCGAAGTATGGTGATGAAGCAGCCCAAGAAGTAG